In a genomic window of Glycine max cultivar Williams 82 chromosome 13, Glycine_max_v4.0, whole genome shotgun sequence:
- the LOC100803317 gene encoding dehydration-responsive element-binding protein 1F — MDVTMKKVESESPYYCSSSSPSSTSSESKLSSASPCNPNSPPDPSSWHAETSKKVVVLIPHKRKAGRKKFRETRHPVYRGVRQRNGNKWVCEVREPNKKSRIWLGTYPSPEMAARAHDVAVLALKGTSAVFNFPDSVSLLPVANSSSAADIRLAASKVSSVFGPSSSSSSRVETKPCLVDGFVKTENNVDEVKTVFFDEEAFYNMPVFLDSMAEALLITPPSMKRAFDWDEVDCETDLTLWTD, encoded by the coding sequence ATGGATGTTACAATGAAGAAAGTAGAGAGTGAATCTCCTTATTATTGTTCCTCTTCATCACCATCATCCACTTCCTCTGAAAGCAAACTCTCATCAGCATCACCGTGCAACCCGAACTCTCCACCGGACCCTTCATCGTGGCATGCAGAAACTTCAAAGAAAGTAGTAGTGTTGATCCCTCACAAAAGGAAAGCGGGGAGAAAGAAGTTTCGAGAGACACGCCACCCGGTGTACAGAGGGGTTCGGCAGAGGAACGGTAACAAATGGGTGTGTGAAGTTCGTGAACCGAACAAGAAGTCGAGGATATGGCTCGGGACATATCCTTCGCCAGAAATGGCAGCTAGGGCACATGACGTGGCCGTCCTAGCACTTAAGGGCACCTCTGCTGTGTTCAATTTCCCTGATTCGGTTTCTCTTCTTCCGGTTGCAAACTCATCTTCTGCTGCTGATATAAGACTTGCTGCATCAAAAGTTTCATCGGTTTTTGGCCCTTCTTCTTCATCTAGTTCCCGCGTCGAGACTAAGCCTTGTTTGGTTGATGGTTTTGTTAAGACTGAGAATAACGTTGATGAGGTCAAAACAGTGTTTTTTGATGAAGAGGCGTTCTATAATATGCCTGTTTTCTTAGATAGTATGGCAGAGGCTCTTCTCATTACTCCACCTTCTATGAAGAGAGCATTTGATTGGGACGAGGTTGATTGTGAAACAGACCTCACTCTCTGGACAGATTAA